In Actinoplanes sp. NBC_00393, a single genomic region encodes these proteins:
- a CDS encoding TetR/AcrR family transcriptional regulator, producing MTASPDPGSLEVRPPLQQRSREAWQRVLDAGVALVEEGGYEAFTIAAVCERAQVPPRALYARVDNKDALFLAVYEHGMARVLAEHAVFDDGERWQGLTADRVVAVAVAEVAGMFARHTAFLRAIVLISGAHPEVYRRGVRYTQELGDRFTARLLSVGAGAGEPDPRAAVRAAFNAVFSSLVLRNAYGPAFATPADSEDDFRRTLTAMVSRYLL from the coding sequence ATGACCGCTTCCCCCGATCCCGGCTCGCTGGAGGTCCGGCCTCCGCTGCAGCAACGCAGCCGCGAGGCGTGGCAGCGGGTCCTCGATGCCGGGGTCGCCCTGGTCGAGGAGGGCGGCTACGAGGCGTTCACCATCGCCGCCGTGTGCGAGCGCGCCCAGGTGCCGCCGCGTGCGCTCTACGCCCGGGTCGACAACAAGGACGCCCTGTTCCTGGCCGTCTACGAGCACGGCATGGCCCGGGTGCTGGCCGAGCACGCGGTGTTCGACGACGGCGAGCGATGGCAGGGGCTGACCGCCGACCGGGTCGTCGCCGTCGCCGTCGCCGAGGTGGCCGGCATGTTCGCCCGGCACACCGCCTTCCTGCGCGCCATCGTGCTGATCTCCGGAGCGCACCCCGAGGTCTACCGCCGCGGCGTGCGCTACACCCAGGAGCTCGGCGACCGGTTCACCGCGCGACTGCTCAGCGTGGGGGCGGGCGCCGGTGAGCCCGATCCGCGGGCCGCGGTCCGGGCCGCGTTCAACGCCGTCTTCTCCTCGCTGGTGCTGCGCAACGCCTACGGCCCCGCCTTCGCCACCCCCGCGGACAGCGAGGATGACTTCCGGCGGACCCTCACGGCCATGGTGAGCCGCTACCTGCTTTGA
- a CDS encoding MFS transporter, with product MGVSARSRGYPVTMSTPSSARRVIVASLIGTSLEWYDFFLYGSAAALVFGKLFFPQFESLTGTLLAFTTYAVGFVARPLGGVIFGHFGDRVGRRNVLVVTLLLMGAATFAIGLVPTYAAIGVAAPILLVLLRFLQGLGLGGEWGGAVIMSVEHGDSHRRGLNASWPQVGVPAGNLLAAGVLWILNAMLSESAFLSWGWRIPFLLSGVLVVVGLWIRLTITESPLFAEVEQSGAKAKLPLVEVLRRHPRGLLVAMAARIGTDVAFYTFSLYILTYITGTLGLPRSVGLAAVLIGSAFQLALIPAFGALSDRVGRRPVYAIGAASAAIWAFAFFPLLDTGNRAVIVLATVIALATHAAMYGPQAAFIVELFSTRLRYSGASMGYQIAGILGGALAPIISIQLVRATGTAFAVSAYVLVALLITLVALWFAPETSRLDLHAEHPDATGASTHRV from the coding sequence ATGGGCGTATCGGCGCGGTCCCGCGGGTATCCGGTCACCATGTCCACCCCGTCCTCGGCACGCCGGGTCATCGTCGCCAGCCTGATCGGCACGTCCCTGGAGTGGTACGACTTCTTCCTCTACGGGTCGGCCGCGGCGCTGGTCTTCGGCAAGCTGTTCTTCCCGCAGTTCGAGTCGCTCACCGGGACGTTGCTGGCCTTCACCACGTACGCCGTCGGGTTCGTGGCCCGCCCTCTGGGCGGAGTGATCTTCGGGCACTTCGGTGACCGGGTGGGCCGGCGCAACGTCCTGGTCGTCACGCTGCTGCTGATGGGCGCCGCGACATTCGCGATCGGGCTGGTGCCGACCTATGCCGCGATCGGGGTGGCCGCGCCGATCCTGCTGGTGCTCCTGCGGTTCCTGCAGGGCCTGGGGCTGGGCGGTGAGTGGGGCGGCGCGGTGATCATGTCGGTCGAGCACGGCGACAGCCACCGGCGCGGCCTCAACGCCAGCTGGCCGCAGGTCGGCGTGCCCGCCGGGAACCTGCTCGCCGCCGGCGTGCTGTGGATCCTGAACGCGATGCTGTCGGAGTCGGCGTTCCTGTCGTGGGGCTGGCGGATCCCGTTCCTGCTCTCCGGCGTCCTCGTCGTGGTCGGCCTGTGGATCCGGCTGACGATCACCGAGTCACCGCTGTTCGCCGAGGTCGAGCAGTCCGGGGCGAAGGCGAAACTGCCGCTCGTGGAGGTGCTGCGCCGGCACCCGCGGGGACTGCTGGTCGCGATGGCCGCCCGGATCGGCACCGACGTCGCGTTCTACACCTTCTCGCTGTACATCCTGACCTACATCACCGGGACCCTGGGCCTGCCGCGCAGCGTCGGCCTGGCCGCCGTCCTGATCGGCTCGGCGTTCCAGCTCGCCCTGATACCGGCATTCGGCGCGCTGTCCGACCGGGTCGGGCGCCGGCCGGTGTACGCCATCGGCGCGGCCAGTGCCGCGATCTGGGCGTTCGCGTTCTTCCCGCTGCTGGACACCGGCAACCGGGCGGTGATCGTGCTGGCCACGGTGATCGCCCTGGCCACCCACGCCGCGATGTACGGGCCGCAGGCCGCCTTCATCGTCGAACTGTTCAGCACCCGCCTGCGCTACTCCGGCGCGTCGATGGGCTACCAGATCGCCGGCATCCTCGGCGGCGCCCTGGCCCCGATCATCTCGATCCAGCTGGTCCGGGCCACCGGCACGGCGTTCGCGGTCTCCGCGTACGTCCTGGTGGCCCTGCTGATCACGCTGGTCGCCCTCTGGTTCGCCCCGGAGACCTCACGCCTCGACCTGCACGCCGAGCACCCTGACGCGACCGGTGCGTCCACCCACCGCGTCTGA